One region of Mesobacillus boroniphilus genomic DNA includes:
- a CDS encoding VOC family protein produces MNNQLIRVGTIYIPVKDPASSSEWYKGKLGAKLNYLDDEKAILNLADISLFLVKAVGQTSNFFDVNGAERFILTYEVDGLEALASIHADFRERGIKVGEIENRGHAGRNFVFSDPDGNKFDVWSELSDEFKRS; encoded by the coding sequence GTGAACAATCAATTAATCCGAGTGGGTACGATTTACATTCCTGTAAAGGATCCAGCGAGTTCATCAGAATGGTATAAGGGAAAATTAGGTGCCAAGTTAAATTACCTGGATGATGAAAAAGCTATTTTAAATTTGGCGGACATTAGTCTATTTTTGGTTAAGGCAGTGGGTCAGACTTCTAACTTCTTTGATGTAAATGGTGCGGAACGGTTCATACTTACATACGAGGTGGATGGTTTGGAGGCACTTGCTTCCATTCATGCCGATTTTAGAGAACGAGGAATTAAAGTCGGTGAGATTGAAAACAGGGGTCATGCTGGCAGGAATTTTGTATTTAGCGATCCAGATGGCAATAAATTCGATGTCTGGAGTGAGTTGAGCGATGAATTTAAGCGTAGCTAA
- a CDS encoding hydroxyacid dehydrogenase, translated as MKVLITEVIWDQGITTLQEEGIEVYYDKDLWAKRETLLEIVKDFDAIIVRNQTKVDQELLIECTKLKVIGRLGVGLDNIDVVKAKEKGIHVVMARHANATSVAEYVMAAILSAKRPIHEANEDVKNGYWDRRKHTGEELYQKTIGLIGLGEIAHRVAKRATAFGMEVIGYDPFITEYDHIVAETGVRIKSSLDEILVNSDFISIHVPLTPSTKDLISTQQLKSMKPSAFLINTSRGGIIDEKALCDSLMNHEIAGVFLDVLESEPVDPSNKLLDFKNAIFSPHIAGLTTESQIRISLLVAKEVGKLLKGQKSLCVV; from the coding sequence ATGAAGGTACTTATAACTGAAGTTATATGGGATCAAGGTATTACAACATTACAGGAAGAAGGTATTGAGGTTTATTATGATAAAGACCTGTGGGCAAAGAGGGAAACCTTATTAGAAATTGTAAAAGACTTTGATGCTATAATTGTTAGGAATCAGACAAAAGTTGATCAAGAGTTATTGATTGAATGCACTAAACTTAAAGTTATAGGACGTTTAGGGGTTGGATTGGATAATATAGATGTAGTTAAAGCAAAAGAAAAAGGAATCCATGTCGTTATGGCTCGGCATGCAAACGCCACGTCTGTAGCAGAATATGTTATGGCTGCTATCTTGAGTGCAAAGAGACCTATTCATGAAGCAAATGAAGATGTGAAAAACGGGTACTGGGATAGAAGAAAACATACAGGAGAGGAATTGTATCAAAAAACGATTGGATTAATTGGTTTAGGTGAGATTGCCCATCGAGTTGCAAAAAGAGCGACAGCTTTTGGAATGGAGGTAATTGGATACGACCCATTTATTACCGAATATGATCATATTGTGGCTGAAACGGGCGTTCGTATAAAAAGTTCCTTAGATGAGATATTAGTTAATTCCGATTTTATTTCTATTCATGTTCCTCTAACCCCCTCAACAAAAGATTTGATATCTACTCAACAACTGAAATCCATGAAGCCTTCTGCTTTTTTAATTAACACTTCTAGAGGAGGAATTATAGATGAAAAGGCTCTTTGTGATTCACTAATGAATCATGAAATTGCCGGTGTGTTCCTTGATGTATTAGAGTCAGAACCTGTTGATCCATCGAATAAACTTTTGGATTTTAAAAATGCAATATTTTCACCACATATTGCAGGTCTTACAACTGAATCACAAATACGTATTTCGCTACTTGTTGCCAAAGAAGTCGGGAAATTGCTAAAAGGACAAAAATCACTTTGTGTGGTTTAG
- a CDS encoding DUF2621 domain-containing protein has translation MYQLEGWFLLFILFWVVVLVGLFAIGGYFMFRKFLKKLPKDDGKSDMDWEEYYVNQTRHLWPDDQKALLEDLVSPVPELFRDVARHKIAGKIGEIALNEKADKITQELVIRGYILATPKRDHKFLRKRLAEKQISTAPYESLF, from the coding sequence ATGTATCAGCTTGAAGGTTGGTTTTTGTTATTTATTTTGTTTTGGGTCGTTGTGTTGGTAGGTTTATTTGCAATCGGCGGATATTTTATGTTCCGCAAGTTTTTGAAAAAGCTGCCGAAGGACGATGGCAAATCAGATATGGACTGGGAAGAGTATTATGTGAATCAAACTCGGCATTTGTGGCCGGATGACCAAAAGGCATTGCTTGAGGATTTGGTGAGTCCAGTTCCTGAATTGTTCAGAGATGTGGCGAGACACAAGATCGCAGGTAAGATTGGTGAGATTGCGCTGAACGAAAAGGCAGACAAGATCACTCAGGAGCTTGTCATTCGGGGCTATATTCTTGCCACACCGAAACGTGACCATAAATTTTTACGAAAGCGGCTTGCTGAAAAGCAAATCAGCACCGCACCATATGAGAGTTTGTTCTAA
- a CDS encoding succinate dehydrogenase/fumarate reductase iron-sulfur subunit — protein sequence MNNVEVTVMRFDPQNDEHPRYETFQIEAKKNMTVLDSLFLIVEDQDSSLSFRCACRLGMCGSCGMVINGRGRLACRTKIEHLGERILVQPMRNMEVIKDVAVNMDKFFKNWEKVKPYFVPKEETEEFAIIPPSSGRRELIDENQDCITCGLCFQSCDSVSMREDEFIGPAALNRAYNLIADERDGARAERMDMVTETDGAFGCRTFGACVEVCPKGIKPMVTIQKIKMKKLKRAIGLKW from the coding sequence ATGAACAATGTTGAAGTTACTGTGATGCGTTTTGATCCACAAAACGATGAACATCCTAGATATGAAACCTTTCAAATTGAAGCGAAAAAAAATATGACGGTATTGGATAGCTTATTCTTAATTGTGGAAGACCAGGATTCTTCTCTTTCGTTTCGCTGTGCATGTAGATTGGGAATGTGCGGATCTTGCGGAATGGTAATTAACGGTCGCGGTCGTCTCGCATGTAGAACTAAAATTGAACATTTAGGTGAGAGAATACTAGTTCAACCTATGAGGAACATGGAAGTAATTAAGGATGTTGCTGTCAATATGGATAAATTCTTTAAAAATTGGGAGAAGGTGAAACCCTATTTTGTACCAAAAGAGGAAACGGAGGAATTTGCAATTATTCCTCCATCATCAGGTCGGCGTGAACTTATCGATGAAAATCAGGATTGTATCACTTGCGGTTTGTGCTTCCAATCTTGTGATTCAGTCTCTATGAGGGAAGATGAATTTATTGGTCCAGCAGCATTAAATCGTGCCTATAATTTAATCGCCGATGAAAGAGACGGTGCAAGAGCTGAGAGAATGGATATGGTTACTGAAACAGATGGGGCATTTGGTTGTCGTACGTTTGGTGCTTGTGTTGAAGTTTGTCCCAAAGGAATTAAGCCAATGGTTACAATACAAAAAATAAAGATGAAAAAATTGAAAAGAGCTATAGGTTTAAAGTGGTAA
- a CDS encoding GyrI-like domain-containing protein — MCQVVRREFKVIAEKHRGLYQDFAKLVPKAAHQFLQRASNLEGTEVTVYEPKASESHTEGTFYVGFLVNDELDTLPEGAEFLDIQHAYGMIRGKGTEMGNLYSTLDQWIDEEGYARDTLKNFILETYHPVENDVEEVEIFIPIKA, encoded by the coding sequence ATGTGCCAGGTTGTGAGAAGAGAATTCAAAGTGATTGCTGAGAAACATAGAGGGCTTTACCAAGATTTTGCCAAGCTAGTTCCCAAGGCAGCGCATCAATTTTTACAGAGGGCGTCAAATCTTGAAGGGACTGAAGTTACAGTATATGAGCCTAAAGCGAGTGAGAGCCATACCGAGGGGACTTTTTATGTAGGATTTTTGGTCAATGATGAGTTGGATACCTTACCTGAAGGGGCGGAATTTCTCGATATTCAGCATGCATACGGAATGATCAGAGGAAAAGGGACCGAGATGGGTAACTTATATTCAACGCTGGATCAATGGATTGATGAAGAGGGCTATGCAAGGGATACTTTGAAGAATTTTATTTTAGAAACCTACCATCCAGTGGAAAATGACGTGGAGGAAGTAGAAATATTTATTCCTATTAAAGCTTAG
- a CDS encoding UxaA family hydrolase has product MGNVNQPVATSEKEQRVAVHKFLIHHKGDHVGVATSDIQKGETIIGVYMDDNSETEVVAKGDIPLGHKVALVQMGVNEPVLKYGVPIGVTTTEWQVGDYVHTHNIKTARW; this is encoded by the coding sequence ATGGGGAACGTTAATCAACCTGTAGCAACAAGCGAAAAAGAACAAAGAGTAGCAGTGCATAAGTTTTTAATCCATCACAAGGGTGATCATGTGGGTGTTGCTACTAGCGATATCCAAAAAGGCGAAACAATTATCGGGGTTTATATGGATGATAACTCTGAAACGGAAGTAGTAGCAAAAGGAGATATCCCATTAGGCCACAAAGTTGCTCTGGTTCAAATGGGGGTTAATGAACCTGTTTTAAAGTATGGAGTTCCAATAGGTGTAACAACAACTGAATGGCAAGTTGGAGATTATGTTCATACTCACAATATTAAAACGGCGAGGTGGTAA
- a CDS encoding phosphotransferase family protein, producing MRNSQAFFKDVLGEINKIEKIPEQGCTSEVSMIVTEDNTYILKSAFKERYREWLKMEAEVLESLSFQSSISVPRFYGFTEDEHASHLLMSFEEGITLTAALRNAVTNQEKRRLIRSFGQFIMQLHEQEHVFKADSDWLETQLKRARIYAESGQADGSLELLEQLIANKPKRVKQTMIHGDCTTDNVLVIDGEVRMFIDVAGMTFGDPRYDEALAIRKFRHNPEWLASFYEGYSRHRVTDEEFSYFEEGLYEFF from the coding sequence ATGAGGAATAGTCAGGCTTTCTTTAAGGATGTTCTTGGCGAGATCAATAAGATTGAAAAAATTCCTGAGCAAGGCTGCACTTCGGAAGTTAGCATGATTGTCACCGAAGACAACACTTACATCCTGAAAAGTGCTTTTAAGGAAAGATATCGAGAGTGGCTAAAGATGGAGGCAGAGGTCCTTGAGAGTTTGTCTTTTCAAAGTTCAATATCAGTTCCCAGGTTTTATGGATTCACTGAAGATGAGCATGCAAGCCATTTGCTGATGTCTTTTGAGGAAGGGATTACTTTGACTGCTGCATTAAGAAATGCGGTGACAAATCAGGAGAAACGGAGATTAATCCGAAGTTTTGGCCAGTTTATTATGCAGCTCCATGAGCAAGAGCATGTCTTCAAAGCAGATTCTGACTGGTTAGAAACCCAGCTGAAAAGAGCTCGCATATACGCTGAATCAGGTCAAGCAGATGGCAGCTTAGAATTATTGGAACAGTTGATAGCGAATAAACCCAAGCGTGTAAAACAAACGATGATCCATGGTGATTGCACAACAGATAATGTGCTGGTGATTGATGGGGAAGTCCGTATGTTCATTGATGTAGCTGGAATGACATTTGGCGATCCCCGTTATGATGAGGCTTTGGCCATACGAAAGTTCAGACACAATCCAGAATGGCTGGCTTCGTTTTATGAAGGTTATTCTCGACACAGGGTTACGGATGAAGAATTCAGTTATTTTGAAGAAGGTTTATATGAGTTTTTTTAG
- a CDS encoding class I SAM-dependent methyltransferase, translated as MEFRGASVYDEGEFYNNYTKRRNRPESPNNLIEKPILLEMVGNVAGKRILDLGCGDAEIGAELLKQGGASYLGVEGSKNMTLAAAENLERTTGKVLHSSMEEWQPQPEQYDLVLSRFALHYLADLRSVFTKVHDSLVPGGKFIFSVQHPVLTSSTKSAEGSGNRTDWVVDDYFNQGERSEPWIGKKVIKHHRTIEEYFQLLLQAGFAVDDLREGTPRAENFFSQEEYERRMRIPLVLMISGTKRGE; from the coding sequence ATGGAGTTCAGAGGTGCTTCTGTTTATGACGAAGGAGAATTTTACAACAATTATACGAAGCGGAGAAACCGCCCGGAAAGTCCAAACAATCTCATTGAAAAGCCGATTTTGCTAGAGATGGTTGGGAATGTGGCTGGAAAGAGGATTCTGGATCTAGGATGCGGTGATGCCGAAATTGGGGCTGAGCTTTTAAAACAAGGCGGAGCTTCTTATCTTGGAGTGGAAGGCTCGAAAAATATGACTCTAGCTGCAGCCGAAAATCTGGAAAGAACTACTGGCAAAGTTTTGCACTCTTCGATGGAAGAATGGCAGCCACAGCCAGAACAATACGATCTTGTCCTTTCTCGTTTTGCCCTCCATTATTTAGCAGACTTAAGGAGTGTTTTCACAAAGGTTCATGACTCACTGGTGCCTGGCGGGAAGTTTATATTCAGCGTTCAGCACCCCGTTCTCACTTCCTCCACGAAAAGTGCAGAAGGTTCGGGCAATAGAACAGATTGGGTGGTGGATGATTATTTTAACCAGGGTGAACGGTCAGAGCCGTGGATCGGAAAAAAAGTAATTAAACATCACAGGACAATCGAAGAATACTTCCAACTCTTGTTGCAAGCCGGTTTCGCGGTGGATGACCTTAGAGAAGGCACGCCAAGAGCGGAAAACTTCTTCAGCCAGGAAGAATATGAGCGTCGGATGAGAATTCCGCTGGTATTGATGATTTCTGGTACGAAGCGAGGGGAATGA
- a CDS encoding UxaA family hydrolase, protein MENQLFGYRRENGNVGVRNHVVILPVDDISNAACEAVANNVKGTLALPHAYGRLQYGPDLDLFFRTMIGIGSNPNVAAVVVIGIEENWTKKIADGIAKTGKPVSYFYIERNGDIETVRNASWKAKEYIQWASELQREPIGLHELTVSIKCGESDTTTGMGSCPTVSQAVDRLIDAGATVFFGETSELTGGEHLIAERMATPALKTKFMNIYNDYVGEIKSKGVDLLGSQPTQGNIAGGLSTIEEKALGNIAKTGTKEVIGVLDPAEAPEDGNGLYFMDTSSAAAECITLMAAAGAVVHFFPTGQGNIIGNPIEPVIKITANPITAETMSEHIDVDVKGLLSREISLPEAGDSLMECLYRTVNGRLTCAEALGHREFVITKLYRSA, encoded by the coding sequence ATGGAAAATCAATTATTTGGTTATCGTAGAGAAAATGGAAACGTCGGAGTTCGAAATCATGTAGTCATCTTACCTGTAGACGACATTTCAAATGCAGCTTGTGAAGCTGTAGCAAATAATGTAAAAGGAACTCTAGCCTTACCTCATGCTTATGGAAGACTTCAATACGGGCCAGATCTAGACCTCTTTTTTAGGACTATGATTGGTATTGGTTCAAATCCAAATGTGGCAGCAGTCGTTGTAATAGGCATTGAGGAAAATTGGACAAAGAAAATTGCGGATGGAATTGCAAAAACCGGTAAACCTGTTTCATACTTCTACATTGAGCGTAATGGAGATATCGAAACAGTCCGTAACGCTTCATGGAAAGCAAAAGAATATATACAATGGGCTTCAGAACTTCAACGTGAGCCTATTGGATTACATGAACTCACAGTAAGCATTAAATGTGGAGAATCAGATACGACTACAGGAATGGGATCTTGTCCAACTGTTTCCCAAGCAGTTGACCGATTAATTGATGCTGGTGCCACAGTATTCTTTGGTGAAACCTCCGAACTGACTGGAGGAGAGCATCTCATTGCTGAACGTATGGCTACTCCAGCATTAAAAACTAAATTTATGAATATTTATAATGATTATGTTGGTGAAATTAAATCTAAAGGCGTTGACTTATTAGGCTCACAGCCAACACAAGGAAATATCGCCGGCGGTCTTTCTACAATTGAAGAAAAGGCTTTAGGAAATATTGCAAAAACTGGCACGAAGGAAGTAATTGGGGTTTTGGATCCAGCAGAAGCTCCTGAAGATGGGAATGGTTTATACTTTATGGATACTTCATCGGCAGCTGCGGAATGTATAACCTTAATGGCTGCAGCCGGGGCAGTAGTTCATTTCTTCCCTACCGGCCAAGGAAACATTATTGGCAATCCGATTGAACCTGTTATTAAAATTACAGCAAATCCAATTACAGCAGAAACAATGAGTGAGCATATCGATGTTGATGTCAAAGGGTTGCTTTCTAGAGAAATCTCGTTACCAGAAGCTGGAGACTCTCTCATGGAATGCCTGTATCGTACAGTAAATGGCCGCTTAACATGCGCAGAAGCTCTAGGACATCGTGAATTTGTAATTACTAAACTATATAGAAGTGCCTGA
- a CDS encoding DUF899 family protein → MIFINQLEQAIASKEKELMSLKQELAALRKQLPSFVVEDYQLTNTKGKNVLLSELFGGKNELIVIHNMGKSCSYCTLWADGFSGFTEHLENKAAFVLTSPDDFQTLSDFSNERGWTFKSVSTKGTTFKEDLGFKSKEGFRPGVSILLKEEDGTIKHYTKAAFGPGDDYCSIWALFELLPEGSGDWGPKHRYEE, encoded by the coding sequence TTGATTTTTATTAATCAATTAGAACAGGCAATAGCCAGCAAAGAAAAAGAGTTAATGAGTTTAAAGCAGGAGCTCGCGGCGTTAAGAAAACAGCTTCCTTCATTTGTAGTTGAAGATTATCAATTAACGAATACAAAAGGTAAAAATGTTTTATTGAGTGAGCTTTTTGGAGGAAAAAATGAATTGATTGTTATACATAATATGGGGAAATCCTGTTCTTATTGTACTCTGTGGGCTGATGGATTCAGCGGGTTTACCGAACATCTTGAGAACAAGGCAGCATTTGTCTTAACCAGTCCGGACGATTTCCAAACACTATCTGACTTTTCAAATGAACGCGGCTGGACGTTCAAAAGCGTTTCAACGAAAGGGACAACTTTTAAAGAAGATCTTGGATTTAAAAGTAAAGAAGGTTTTCGGCCTGGAGTTTCTATTTTGTTAAAAGAAGAGGATGGAACCATTAAACATTACACAAAAGCTGCCTTCGGACCAGGGGACGATTATTGCAGCATCTGGGCCCTGTTTGAATTGTTGCCGGAAGGAAGCGGAGATTGGGGACCGAAACATAGATATGAGGAATAG
- a CDS encoding Ldh family oxidoreductase, with protein sequence MNLIDADELKVFAGKVLEKAGVNSENAQNVADALIRANLEGVDSHGISRLAIYTERLIEKRINPKPNILFEERGTSILTVDGDNGLGHAVSSQAIKKGINMAKQSGMVGISIKNSNHFGTASYYCQMACDHNLAAMAFTNSPPGIAPWGGRKAFYGTNPIAFGFPTGNSIPVIIDLSTSIAARGKIILADKQGESIPDGWAMDENGEMTNDPSEALKGAVLPFGGAKGSALALAVEVLAGVLTGAAFGPHVNSIYQDTNKSPANVGHFFILIDIEKFMPFEQFTYSMNELLKEMKQIPKAQGIEEIRYPGERRNQEFEKRITEGIPISANVQEELIRLGDKFDISFPKPQYSTTI encoded by the coding sequence ATGAATCTAATTGATGCAGATGAACTAAAAGTATTCGCTGGAAAGGTTTTAGAAAAGGCAGGCGTTAATAGTGAAAACGCACAGAATGTGGCAGATGCTCTAATTAGGGCCAATCTAGAAGGTGTTGACAGTCATGGTATAAGCAGATTAGCTATTTATACGGAACGTCTTATTGAAAAACGTATTAATCCAAAGCCCAATATTTTATTTGAAGAAAGAGGCACTTCCATTTTAACTGTAGACGGCGATAATGGATTAGGGCATGCTGTAAGTTCTCAAGCGATTAAAAAAGGCATAAATATGGCGAAACAAAGTGGGATGGTAGGAATTAGTATCAAAAATAGTAATCATTTTGGTACAGCTTCTTATTATTGTCAAATGGCATGTGACCATAACCTGGCAGCCATGGCATTCACTAATTCTCCTCCGGGAATTGCTCCGTGGGGAGGTAGAAAAGCCTTTTATGGGACCAATCCAATTGCTTTTGGATTTCCTACAGGGAACAGCATTCCTGTTATTATTGACCTATCGACAAGTATAGCTGCAAGAGGGAAAATAATTTTAGCTGATAAACAGGGAGAATCTATTCCAGACGGATGGGCGATGGATGAAAACGGAGAAATGACAAATGACCCTAGTGAGGCGTTAAAAGGAGCTGTTCTTCCGTTTGGTGGAGCTAAAGGGTCCGCTCTAGCATTAGCAGTCGAGGTTTTAGCTGGTGTCCTTACTGGTGCAGCATTTGGACCACATGTAAATAGTATCTATCAAGATACTAATAAAAGCCCTGCGAATGTTGGTCATTTTTTTATTCTTATTGATATTGAAAAATTTATGCCTTTTGAACAATTCACTTACTCCATGAATGAACTATTAAAAGAAATGAAACAGATTCCAAAAGCACAAGGTATTGAAGAAATACGTTACCCAGGTGAGAGAAGGAATCAGGAATTTGAAAAAAGGATAACGGAAGGTATACCTATTTCAGCCAATGTTCAGGAAGAGTTAATAAGGCTTGGAGATAAGTTTGATATTTCATTTCCAAAACCTCAATATTCTACCACTATTTAA
- a CDS encoding FadR/GntR family transcriptional regulator, with product MEDFQLDRKGITEKVSDHIKLMIQDGRFKVNEKLPSEREMAVKLKVSRNTVREAYKILEAYGYLTIKHGTGIFVASEEQQIKKMTSFFFVKTDQIKDLFAIRRILEVNAVAWAIENASLEQMEKLTAIVEKAKVAAKIDNNSEELARLDHEFHVTLANMSQNTVLIHIMQNLIDLLEESRMQVIQIPDRPIKSVSEHLDIVNAIKKKDVSLAQDCMSKHLDSVENSVLQNLKIKENKQ from the coding sequence TTGGAAGATTTTCAGTTAGACAGAAAAGGGATTACAGAAAAAGTAAGTGACCATATTAAACTTATGATTCAGGACGGAAGATTCAAAGTAAATGAGAAACTCCCAAGTGAGAGGGAGATGGCCGTCAAATTGAAAGTTAGTCGAAATACTGTTAGAGAAGCCTATAAAATTTTGGAGGCGTATGGTTATCTAACCATTAAACATGGAACTGGGATTTTTGTTGCTTCTGAAGAGCAGCAGATCAAAAAGATGACGTCTTTCTTTTTTGTAAAGACTGATCAAATCAAAGACCTATTTGCAATACGTAGAATACTTGAGGTAAATGCTGTTGCTTGGGCTATAGAAAATGCTTCTTTAGAACAAATGGAAAAACTAACGGCGATTGTTGAAAAAGCAAAGGTAGCAGCAAAAATAGACAATAATTCTGAAGAACTTGCTCGCCTTGATCATGAGTTTCATGTAACACTTGCAAACATGTCTCAAAATACAGTTTTAATTCATATTATGCAGAATTTAATTGACTTACTAGAGGAATCTCGTATGCAGGTAATTCAAATTCCTGATAGACCTATTAAATCAGTTAGTGAGCATCTAGATATTGTAAATGCAATTAAGAAAAAAGACGTTTCTTTAGCACAGGATTGTATGTCGAAACACTTAGATAGTGTTGAAAACTCAGTATTACAAAATCTGAAAATAAAGGAAAATAAACAATGA
- a CDS encoding nuclease-related domain-containing protein, producing the protein MAFKERTEPTILSKLRILNKRLELTEEEKRYLSHLEKGYKGELQFDAMTEKLTSSCLILNDLLLEVEKTTFQIDTLIIFAGTLYLFEIKTNQGDYLYKQEALTSISTGVSIKNPLDQINRTKLLFKKLLNQIGYNFKIQGSVVFINPEFTLYNAHPDLPFIFPTQLKRLLDNLNNQPGKVSSSHYKLATKLASLHQIETSYNKLPSIQYDELKKGITCNECESFSVEAVGQKLLCKECGHSEKVELAVLRSINEIQLLFPDRPITTPAIQEWCSIITDGKRISRILAKHFTFSETKKGRTYTR; encoded by the coding sequence GTGGCTTTTAAGGAGCGGACTGAACCTACTATCTTATCAAAGCTAAGAATCTTAAATAAAAGACTTGAGTTAACAGAGGAGGAAAAAAGGTATCTTTCACACCTCGAAAAGGGATATAAGGGGGAATTACAATTTGATGCCATGACAGAAAAACTGACAAGCAGCTGTTTAATCCTGAACGATTTACTGCTCGAAGTAGAAAAAACAACCTTTCAAATCGATACTCTTATTATATTTGCCGGCACATTATATCTATTTGAAATAAAGACTAACCAGGGAGATTACCTATACAAACAAGAAGCTCTAACCTCAATATCAACCGGAGTATCAATCAAGAATCCCCTCGATCAAATTAACCGCACTAAGCTGCTTTTTAAGAAACTATTGAATCAAATAGGCTACAACTTTAAAATACAAGGTTCAGTCGTTTTTATTAATCCCGAATTCACCCTGTATAACGCACACCCAGACCTCCCATTCATTTTCCCCACCCAGTTAAAACGACTCCTCGATAACCTCAATAACCAGCCGGGAAAAGTATCCAGCAGCCATTACAAACTCGCAACCAAACTCGCCTCCCTCCATCAGATTGAGACATCCTACAATAAACTACCTTCCATTCAATACGACGAACTTAAGAAAGGTATTACGTGTAATGAGTGTGAGTCGTTTTCGGTAGAGGCGGTAGGACAAAAATTATTATGTAAAGAATGTGGACATAGTGAAAAAGTAGAACTTGCTGTCCTTAGGAGTATTAATGAAATTCAATTACTTTTTCCAGATCGGCCAATAACTACACCTGCTATCCAAGAATGGTGCAGTATAATCACTGATGGCAAAAGAATTAGTAGAATACTAGCAAAACATTTCACTTTTTCGGAAACAAAAAAAGGGCGAACCTATACAAGATAA